The following proteins come from a genomic window of Mycolicibacterium rufum:
- a CDS encoding oxidoreductase, protein MSQWTAADLPSFSGRTVIVTGANSGLGLVTARELARVGARTILAVRNVGKGEAAAQGMAGDVEVRPLDLQDLSSIRRFADGVSGADVLINNAGIMAVPYALTVDGFESQIGTNHLGHFALTNLLLPRLTDRVVTVSSFMHVFGHVSLGDLNWKSRPYLAWPAYAQSKLANLLFTGELQRKLTAAGSPVRALAAHPGYSATNLQGQTGNRFGSRIWDAGNQFFATEADFGARQTLYAAAQDLPGDTYVGPRFVMRGPTGPAWRTRAARNRAKAAALWTLSEQLTEVEFPL, encoded by the coding sequence ATGAGCCAGTGGACCGCCGCCGACCTGCCCTCCTTCTCCGGCCGCACCGTGATCGTGACCGGTGCCAACAGCGGTCTGGGGCTGGTCACCGCCCGCGAGTTGGCGCGCGTCGGCGCGCGGACGATCCTCGCGGTGCGCAACGTCGGCAAGGGCGAGGCCGCCGCGCAGGGCATGGCCGGCGACGTCGAGGTGCGCCCGCTCGACCTGCAGGATCTGTCGTCGATCCGACGGTTCGCCGACGGCGTGTCCGGGGCGGACGTGCTCATCAACAACGCGGGCATCATGGCGGTGCCGTACGCGCTGACCGTCGACGGGTTCGAGAGCCAGATCGGCACCAACCACCTCGGCCACTTCGCGTTGACGAACCTGCTGCTCCCCCGGCTCACCGACCGAGTGGTGACGGTGTCGTCGTTCATGCACGTCTTCGGCCATGTCAGCCTGGGCGACCTGAACTGGAAGTCCCGGCCCTACCTGGCGTGGCCCGCCTACGCCCAGTCCAAGCTGGCGAATCTGCTGTTCACCGGCGAACTGCAGCGCAAGCTGACCGCGGCCGGCTCACCGGTGCGGGCGCTGGCCGCTCACCCCGGTTACTCGGCCACCAACCTCCAGGGCCAGACCGGTAACCGGTTCGGAAGCCGGATCTGGGACGCCGGGAACCAGTTCTTCGCCACCGAAGCCGACTTCGGCGCCCGGCAGACGCTCTACGCCGCCGCGCAGGACCTGCCCGGCGACACCTACGTCGGCCCCCGGTTCGTGATGCGGGGCCCCACCGGACCGGCCTGGCGCACGCGGGCCGCCCGCAACCGCGCCAAGGCGGCGGCGTTGTGGACGCTGTCCGAGCAGCTCACCGAGGTCGAATTTCCGCTGTAG
- a CDS encoding LpqN/LpqT family lipoprotein, translated as MTVRRVAAAAAAALIAVGCAPEAPDYQAVWSTTSAPTSAPPTSAAPGAAPVPIAAYLEQAGVAGQPVAPDRVTDLVVTMPTPPGWKPYQNTNLAPGTRMIAKGDTYPTAMLMMFELNGDFNVAEALTHANVDAQMSENFKQLGASTSPFDGFPSSMIEGSYDLNGARMHSYNRIVIATGAPPKSQRYLIQFTVTGFADKAAEQSADIEAIIEGFSVAVPKPPAR; from the coding sequence GTGACCGTTCGCCGGGTGGCCGCGGCTGCTGCGGCGGCGCTGATCGCGGTCGGCTGCGCTCCGGAAGCGCCTGACTACCAAGCGGTCTGGTCGACGACGAGCGCGCCGACGTCCGCCCCACCGACCTCGGCGGCACCGGGGGCCGCGCCGGTACCCATCGCCGCCTACCTCGAACAGGCCGGTGTCGCCGGCCAACCCGTCGCGCCCGACCGGGTGACCGACCTGGTGGTGACGATGCCGACACCGCCCGGCTGGAAGCCCTACCAGAACACCAACCTCGCGCCGGGCACCCGGATGATCGCCAAGGGCGACACCTACCCGACGGCGATGCTGATGATGTTCGAGCTCAACGGCGACTTCAACGTGGCCGAGGCGCTCACCCACGCCAACGTCGACGCCCAGATGAGTGAGAACTTCAAGCAACTGGGCGCGTCGACGAGCCCGTTCGACGGCTTCCCGTCGTCGATGATCGAGGGCAGCTACGACCTCAACGGCGCCCGCATGCACAGCTACAACCGGATCGTCATCGCCACCGGCGCGCCCCCGAAGTCGCAGCGCTACCTGATCCAGTTCACCGTCACCGGCTTCGCCGACAAGGCCGCCGAGCAGTCCGCTGACATCGAAGCGATCATCGAGGGCTTCTCGGTCGCGGTGCCCAAGCCGCCGGCGCGCTGA
- the arsC gene encoding arsenate reductase (glutaredoxin) (This arsenate reductase requires both glutathione and glutaredoxin to convert arsenate to arsenite, after which the efflux transporter formed by ArsA and ArsB can extrude the arsenite from the cell, providing resistance.) produces MSARILHNPRCSTSRKTLDLLRDNGIDPEIVLYLKNPPSRAELASMIADAGIGVRAAVRTREALYGELGLASASDDELLDAMAQHPILIERPFVVTPKGTRLARPVDTVREIL; encoded by the coding sequence ATGAGCGCGCGCATCCTGCACAACCCCCGCTGCTCGACGTCGCGCAAGACGCTGGACCTGTTGCGCGACAACGGGATCGATCCCGAAATCGTGCTCTACCTGAAGAACCCGCCGTCGCGCGCGGAGCTCGCCTCGATGATCGCCGACGCCGGCATCGGGGTGCGTGCGGCCGTGCGCACCCGCGAAGCGCTCTACGGCGAACTCGGCCTGGCGTCGGCCTCGGATGACGAACTGCTCGACGCGATGGCCCAGCACCCGATCCTGATCGAGCGCCCGTTCGTGGTGACGCCGAAGGGCACCCGGCTGGCGCGGCCCGTCGACACCGTTCGCGAGATTCTGTGA
- a CDS encoding ribose-phosphate diphosphokinase: protein MSHDWTDNRKNLMLFSGRAHPELAEQVAKELDVPVTAQTARDFANGEIFVRFDESVRGCDAFVLQSHPWPLNQWLMEQLIMIDALKRGSAKRITAILPFYPYARQDKKHRGREPISARLVADLLKTAGVDRIVTVDLHTDQIQGFFDGPVDHMRAQKLLTGYIAENYADHDMVVVSPDSGRVRVAEKWADSLGGVPLAFIHKTRDPLVPNQVKSNRVVGDVRGKTCILTDDMIDTGGTIAGAVRLLKQDGAADVVIAATHGVLSDPARERLAESGAREVIVTNTLPIGEDKMFPQLTVLSIAPLLANTIRAVFENGSVTGLFDGSA from the coding sequence GTGAGCCACGACTGGACCGACAACCGCAAGAATCTGATGCTCTTCTCGGGTCGGGCGCACCCCGAACTGGCCGAGCAGGTCGCCAAAGAACTCGACGTTCCCGTCACCGCGCAGACCGCGCGCGACTTCGCCAACGGCGAGATCTTCGTCCGCTTCGACGAATCCGTGCGCGGCTGCGACGCGTTCGTCCTGCAGAGCCATCCCTGGCCGCTGAACCAGTGGCTGATGGAACAGCTGATCATGATCGATGCGCTCAAGCGCGGCAGCGCCAAGCGCATCACCGCGATCCTGCCGTTCTATCCGTACGCCCGGCAGGACAAGAAGCACCGCGGTCGCGAGCCCATCTCGGCGCGACTGGTCGCGGACCTGCTCAAGACCGCCGGGGTGGACCGCATCGTGACGGTCGACCTGCACACCGACCAGATCCAGGGCTTCTTCGACGGCCCCGTCGACCACATGCGAGCCCAGAAGCTGCTGACCGGCTACATCGCCGAGAACTACGCCGACCACGACATGGTGGTCGTCTCCCCGGACTCCGGCCGCGTGCGCGTCGCCGAGAAGTGGGCCGACTCCCTGGGCGGCGTCCCGCTGGCGTTCATCCACAAGACCCGCGACCCGCTGGTGCCCAACCAGGTGAAGTCCAACCGCGTGGTCGGTGACGTGCGCGGCAAGACCTGCATCCTGACCGACGACATGATCGACACAGGCGGCACCATCGCCGGCGCGGTCCGCCTGCTCAAACAGGACGGCGCGGCCGACGTCGTCATCGCCGCGACCCACGGCGTGCTGTCCGACCCGGCTCGGGAACGGCTGGCCGAGAGCGGGGCGCGCGAGGTCATCGTCACCAATACGCTGCCCATCGGTGAGGACAAGATGTTCCCCCAGCTGACGGTGCTGTCCATCGCGCCGCTGCTGGCCAACACCATCCGCGCGGTGTTCGAGAACGGTTCGGTGACAGGGCTTTTCGACGGATCGGCATGA
- the glmU gene encoding bifunctional UDP-N-acetylglucosamine diphosphorylase/glucosamine-1-phosphate N-acetyltransferase GlmU produces the protein MGDAAVLILAAGAGTRMNSDTPKVLHTLAGRSMLAHAVHAVAAVEPTHLVVIVGSDRERVAPAAQEIGTALGRPVAIAVQEEQRGTGHAVGCGLAALPDDFTGVVVVTSGDVPLLDTGTLAALIATHTAGAAAATVLTTTTPDPTGYGRILRTQDGEVIGIVEQADATPAQQAITEVNAGVYAFDAAVLRSALSRLRADNAQHELYITDVFAIVRGDGLAVLGQHVDDPALVAGVNDRVQLAALGAELNRRIVAAHQRAGVTIVDPATTWIDVDVAIGRDTVVRPGTQLLGATEIGAACEIGPDTTLTDVEVGDRASVVRTHAQLAVIGDDAAVGPFTYLRPGTVLGADGKLGAFVEVKNATIGTGTKVPHLTYVGDADIGDHSNIGASSVFVNYNGETKSRTTIGSHVRTGSDTMFVAPVTIGDGAYTGAGTVVRDDVPPGALAVSAGPQRTIEGWVERKRPGSAAAQAAAAAKRAEADAAHDAATEATGE, from the coding sequence ATGGGCGACGCAGCCGTCCTGATCCTGGCGGCGGGGGCCGGCACCCGGATGAATTCCGACACCCCGAAGGTGCTGCACACCCTCGCGGGCCGCAGCATGCTCGCCCACGCTGTGCACGCGGTGGCCGCCGTGGAGCCGACGCACCTGGTCGTGATCGTGGGCAGTGACCGGGAGCGGGTGGCGCCGGCGGCGCAGGAGATCGGCACCGCCCTGGGCCGCCCCGTCGCGATCGCCGTGCAGGAGGAGCAGCGGGGTACCGGGCACGCGGTCGGGTGCGGGTTGGCGGCACTGCCCGACGACTTCACCGGCGTGGTGGTGGTGACCTCGGGTGACGTTCCCCTGCTGGACACCGGCACCCTCGCCGCGCTGATCGCGACCCACACCGCGGGCGCGGCCGCGGCCACGGTGCTGACCACCACGACCCCCGATCCCACCGGCTACGGCCGCATCCTGCGCACCCAGGACGGCGAGGTCATCGGCATCGTCGAACAGGCCGACGCCACCCCGGCGCAGCAGGCGATCACCGAGGTCAACGCCGGCGTGTACGCCTTCGACGCCGCGGTGCTGCGGTCGGCGCTGAGCCGGCTGCGGGCCGACAACGCCCAGCACGAGCTGTACATCACCGACGTGTTCGCGATCGTGCGCGGCGACGGCCTCGCAGTGCTGGGCCAGCACGTCGACGATCCCGCGCTGGTCGCCGGCGTCAACGACCGCGTGCAGCTCGCGGCGCTGGGCGCCGAATTGAATCGGCGCATCGTCGCCGCGCACCAGCGCGCCGGGGTCACCATCGTCGATCCGGCGACGACATGGATCGACGTCGACGTCGCCATCGGCCGCGACACGGTCGTGCGGCCCGGCACCCAACTGCTCGGCGCCACCGAGATCGGCGCGGCCTGCGAGATCGGACCCGACACCACGCTGACCGACGTCGAGGTGGGCGACCGCGCGTCGGTGGTCCGTACCCACGCACAGCTCGCCGTGATCGGCGACGACGCCGCCGTCGGCCCGTTCACCTACCTGCGTCCCGGCACGGTGCTCGGGGCCGACGGGAAACTCGGGGCGTTCGTCGAGGTCAAGAACGCCACGATCGGCACAGGCACCAAGGTGCCGCACCTGACCTACGTCGGCGACGCCGACATCGGTGACCACAGCAACATCGGCGCGTCGAGCGTCTTCGTCAACTACAACGGCGAGACGAAGAGCCGCACGACGATCGGCTCTCATGTCCGCACCGGATCGGACACCATGTTCGTCGCGCCGGTGACGATCGGCGACGGCGCGTACACCGGGGCGGGCACCGTCGTGCGCGACGACGTACCGCCCGGCGCGCTCGCCGTCTCGGCCGGACCGCAGCGCACCATCGAGGGCTGGGTGGAACGCAAACGCCCGGGCAGCGCGGCCGCGCAGGCCGCCGCGGCAGCAAAGCGCGCCGAGGCCGATGCCGCCCACGACGCGGCCACCGAAGCTACCGGCGAGTAG
- a CDS encoding GreA/GreB family elongation factor has protein sequence MPSTHDSVWMTPQTRAALEAELADLLTVPHAADAESRTDRVVDAWLARKHRVREIHELLSRAGHTRIPPDDGVAEPGMVLTVRFDDTGDTETFLLGTRGTTDDELEVYTVSSPLGSALIGATPGCQCSYRLPTGRSQRVTLLAAVPFGAHRPAGAASRTPV, from the coding sequence ATGCCCAGCACCCACGACAGCGTCTGGATGACGCCCCAGACCCGCGCTGCCCTCGAGGCCGAACTGGCCGACCTGCTCACCGTGCCGCATGCGGCGGACGCCGAGTCCCGCACCGATCGGGTCGTCGACGCATGGCTGGCCCGCAAGCACCGCGTCCGCGAGATCCATGAATTGCTCAGCAGGGCGGGCCACACGCGGATTCCGCCCGACGACGGGGTCGCCGAGCCCGGCATGGTCCTCACCGTCCGGTTCGACGACACCGGGGACACCGAGACGTTCCTGCTCGGCACCCGCGGCACCACCGATGACGAGTTGGAGGTGTACACCGTCTCTTCACCGCTGGGCAGTGCGCTGATCGGCGCGACGCCGGGCTGCCAGTGCAGCTACCGACTGCCGACCGGCCGCAGTCAGCGGGTCACCCTGCTGGCGGCGGTTCCGTTCGGCGCCCACCGGCCCGCCGGCGCCGCTTCGCGCACCCCGGTCTGA
- a CDS encoding NAD(P)/FAD-dependent oxidoreductase: MSGRSGMDSGPRSVVVVGAGIVGLSTAWFLQDRGVDVTVVDRTGIAAGASWGNAGWVAPALTSPLNSPSVLREGLRAMADPAAALHIPLRADPTLGRFLVRFAAHCRPGAWHRAVRANAVLNDEALETFDVLVANGVDAPVTDTSIAVSFRSAARAAAFRRDLERVGAEQTPTFEMLTGSDLRTHVPLASAEVADVVLVHGQRFVDPGRFTHALARAVIARGAAIRTGEVGRVRPALDGVSVEMRAGEPLHADTAVVATGAWLPALTGRRVRVGLHAGRGYSFTVPVERALPGPIYLPEARVACTPYRGGLRVAGTMEFRRPDEPLFRRRIEAIVASAAPLLDGVRWHERHDEWVGSRPVTDDGMPLIGQVDRGVYVAGGHGMWGFAHGPASGRLLAEQIVTGKQPEAARAFDPLRRR; this comes from the coding sequence ATGTCGGGCAGGTCAGGGATGGACAGCGGTCCCCGGTCTGTGGTCGTCGTCGGGGCGGGCATCGTCGGCCTGTCGACGGCGTGGTTCCTGCAGGACCGTGGCGTCGACGTGACCGTGGTGGATCGCACCGGGATCGCCGCGGGCGCCTCGTGGGGCAACGCCGGCTGGGTGGCCCCGGCGTTGACGTCGCCGCTGAACTCACCGTCCGTGCTGCGCGAGGGGCTGCGCGCGATGGCCGATCCGGCGGCGGCGCTCCATATCCCGCTGCGCGCCGACCCCACCCTCGGGCGGTTCCTGGTGCGGTTCGCCGCCCACTGCCGGCCGGGTGCGTGGCACCGCGCGGTGCGGGCCAACGCGGTGCTCAACGACGAGGCGCTCGAGACCTTCGACGTGCTGGTGGCCAACGGTGTGGACGCCCCGGTGACCGATACGTCCATCGCCGTGTCGTTCCGCAGCGCCGCCCGGGCGGCGGCCTTCCGCCGCGACCTCGAGCGCGTCGGGGCCGAGCAGACGCCGACCTTCGAGATGCTGACCGGCTCCGACCTGCGCACGCACGTGCCGTTGGCGTCCGCGGAGGTCGCGGACGTGGTCCTCGTCCACGGCCAGCGCTTCGTCGACCCCGGCCGTTTCACTCATGCGCTGGCCCGTGCCGTCATCGCGCGCGGCGCCGCGATCCGCACCGGAGAGGTAGGCCGTGTGCGTCCGGCACTCGACGGGGTGAGCGTCGAGATGCGAGCGGGTGAACCGCTGCACGCCGACACCGCCGTGGTCGCGACCGGCGCCTGGCTGCCCGCGCTGACGGGCCGTCGCGTCCGGGTCGGGCTGCACGCCGGGCGCGGCTATTCGTTCACCGTGCCGGTCGAGCGCGCGCTGCCCGGCCCGATCTACCTGCCCGAGGCGCGGGTGGCGTGTACGCCGTACCGCGGCGGGCTGCGGGTCGCGGGGACCATGGAGTTCCGACGCCCCGATGAGCCGCTGTTCCGACGCCGTATCGAGGCGATCGTCGCGTCCGCCGCTCCTCTGCTTGACGGGGTGCGCTGGCACGAACGCCATGACGAATGGGTCGGCTCCCGGCCGGTGACCGACGACGGCATGCCGCTGATCGGACAGGTCGACCGCGGGGTGTACGTCGCCGGCGGGCATGGCATGTGGGGCTTCGCGCACGGCCCCGCCAGCGGCCGCCTCCTCGCCGAGCAGATCGTCACCGGCAAGCAGCCCGAAGCGGCGCGAGCGTTCGATCCGCTGCGGCGACGCTGA